The following is a genomic window from Bdellovibrionales bacterium.
TCTTTATAAAAATAAGAGGAGGTCATCATTTATCGAGACCGAACTCCGTATGAAGACCTTTTACCGCGTCCTCAAGGCGAGTTCTTGCGACCACGGCACTCATTTTAATGTCCGAGGTGGTCACCATTTGAATATCGACGTTGTGCTTTTTAAAAACATCAAAAAAGCGCGCGGCGACGCCGGGGTGAGAGAGCATCCCTACACCAACGATAGAGACTTTGGCCGCATCTTGCACCACTTTGAGAGTGGCTTCGCGAGTGGCCACGTCTTCGAGCACCGCTTTGGCATTGGTTAAATCTTCGTCGGGGACTGAGAAAGCAATACGTTGGCCGACAGCGCCCTTTGATTGCGAAATAATATCGATGACGATGTCTTTATCCGCTAACTTTTTAAAAAGGTCGGCGAGGAAAGCCACTCCTTCGGGAACAGGTTCAG
Proteins encoded in this region:
- a CDS encoding aspartate kinase, with the translated sequence VDCEIFTDVDGVYTADPRVVPTAQKIQSLTYDEMMEMAALGSKVLHFRCVEIGAKYKVPIHVRSTFTQTEGTWIKEENTTMEAPVVSAITHDAKIVVLSAEPVPEGVAFLADLFKKLADKDIVIDIISQSKGAVGQRIAFSVPDEDLTNAKAVLEDVATREATLKVVQDAAKVSIVGVGMLSHPGVAARFFDVFKKHNVDIQMVTTSDIKMSAVVARTRLEDAVKGLHTEFGLDK